One window from the genome of Luteolibacter rhizosphaerae encodes:
- a CDS encoding PQQ-dependent sugar dehydrogenase, with protein sequence MIRGTTPWPASLRAACFLLLQSAISPGAATLPAGFTETRIAEGLNPTTMTFAPDGRLFLCEKQGLLRVIDGGKLLPEPVLDIRAKVDAWNERGLLSVCFDPDFTRNGWIYVYYTHNRKPEDKARTNSNNRVSRFTVKGNSVAANSEVVLLELSNLSKIGWHNGGGLAFGKDGKLYVSTGENSVAPNAQDPGNLLGKLLRLNKDGSIPQDNPHYKEFKGENRAIVALGLRNPFSIAVQMATGLLYLSEVGANYEQLEAYDTGAAPVGTNYGWPDIDGPLRNQAKPEGYRAPAYPYDHGRGEGLALCSGDFYNPNKPGTEAFPPEYIGRFFFSDYKGWIKAIDPAKPDTRHDFATGINRPIDVEIAPDGALWYIERAGIPGGSDEANSASTNGSLWRVVWSGGGKPAKLAIIQQPVSTDVGAPLGEVKVALQDATGKTIDTANDTITLTLEGAAPRTALSGPREVAALKGVATFSPLSIGRPGRGYSLRASSGGLGSTSSSSFDISDRLAAPLITPPAGSFTGPVWVRISSPAPGTTIRFTTDGKAPDASSPAYTEPFEVTGDTTVQAIVQREGLTDSAAVSASMKITGSTPYSLDLRPIASGVKLPASAAEGMPPTLSGTGIFRDKTLSPAVGMVPYSLNAPSWADGAETQRWVILPGEAKIGFAPTGEYTWPGGTIFVQHFEIVTDKRSKTRRRLETRLLVLDATGSFGYGASYRWRADGSDADLVDAAGAEEVLQITDAAGVRKQSWTYPGSSLCYLCHTPNAGFVLGPKTRQLNGTHSYPGGRSDNQLRTWNYLQMFDRPLDESAIASYPRCSAIDDAEASLEDRVRSYIDSNCAHCHRPNGTGALWDARFDTPLASQGILNGEVRNNFGVENGKVVLPGDPTKSMLHRRMASTSLAEQMPPMTRNVVDQAALDLIAEWIRAQAPAKEETDR encoded by the coding sequence ATGATCCGCGGAACGACACCCTGGCCTGCCTCTCTGCGGGCGGCATGCTTCCTCCTGCTCCAGTCCGCCATCAGTCCGGGAGCAGCGACCCTGCCCGCGGGATTCACGGAGACCCGGATCGCCGAAGGCCTGAACCCCACGACCATGACCTTCGCGCCGGACGGTCGCCTCTTCCTCTGCGAGAAGCAGGGACTGCTGCGCGTGATCGATGGCGGCAAGCTGCTACCCGAACCCGTGCTCGATATCCGCGCCAAGGTGGATGCGTGGAACGAGCGCGGGCTGCTGAGCGTCTGCTTCGATCCGGACTTCACCCGCAACGGCTGGATCTACGTTTACTACACCCACAATCGCAAACCTGAGGACAAGGCCCGGACCAACAGCAACAATCGGGTCAGTCGCTTCACCGTGAAGGGCAATTCGGTAGCGGCGAATAGCGAGGTGGTCCTGCTGGAGCTCTCGAATCTCTCCAAGATCGGCTGGCACAACGGTGGCGGCTTGGCCTTCGGCAAGGACGGCAAGCTCTACGTCAGCACCGGGGAGAACTCGGTGGCCCCGAACGCCCAAGACCCCGGTAATCTCCTGGGCAAGCTGCTGCGACTGAACAAGGACGGCTCCATCCCCCAGGACAATCCTCACTACAAGGAATTCAAGGGAGAGAACCGCGCCATCGTCGCGCTCGGCCTGCGCAATCCTTTCAGCATCGCGGTGCAGATGGCGACCGGCCTGCTCTACCTCAGCGAAGTCGGCGCCAACTACGAGCAGCTCGAAGCCTACGACACCGGAGCTGCTCCGGTCGGCACTAATTACGGCTGGCCGGACATCGATGGTCCGCTGCGCAATCAAGCCAAGCCGGAGGGCTACCGCGCCCCGGCCTATCCTTACGACCATGGCCGCGGCGAGGGACTCGCCCTTTGCTCGGGGGACTTTTACAATCCCAACAAGCCGGGCACGGAGGCCTTCCCGCCCGAATACATCGGAAGGTTCTTCTTCAGCGACTACAAGGGCTGGATCAAGGCGATCGATCCCGCGAAGCCCGACACCCGCCACGACTTCGCCACCGGCATCAACCGCCCAATCGACGTGGAGATCGCTCCGGATGGAGCCTTATGGTATATCGAGCGTGCAGGGATCCCCGGTGGCTCGGATGAGGCAAATAGCGCTAGCACCAACGGCTCGCTGTGGCGGGTTGTCTGGAGCGGCGGCGGCAAACCGGCCAAGCTCGCGATCATCCAACAGCCTGTCAGTACCGATGTCGGGGCACCGCTCGGCGAGGTGAAGGTAGCCCTGCAGGATGCGACTGGAAAAACCATCGATACCGCCAACGACACCATCACGCTGACGCTCGAGGGAGCTGCGCCGAGAACCGCTCTCTCCGGTCCGCGCGAAGTCGCCGCCTTGAAAGGCGTGGCCACCTTCTCGCCACTTTCCATCGGTAGGCCAGGTCGTGGCTACAGCCTTCGCGCCAGCAGCGGCGGCCTCGGCTCGACAAGCAGCAGCAGCTTCGACATCTCGGATCGACTCGCTGCCCCGCTGATCACGCCGCCTGCCGGTAGCTTCACCGGTCCGGTTTGGGTGCGGATCTCCAGCCCCGCCCCCGGCACGACGATCCGCTTCACCACCGACGGGAAAGCTCCGGACGCCAGCTCTCCTGCCTACACCGAGCCTTTTGAGGTCACTGGCGACACCACCGTTCAGGCGATCGTCCAGAGGGAGGGCTTGACTGACAGCGCCGCGGTGAGCGCGAGCATGAAGATCACGGGAAGCACGCCCTACAGCTTGGATCTCCGTCCCATCGCAAGCGGCGTGAAGCTGCCAGCCAGCGCGGCGGAAGGAATGCCGCCGACACTCTCCGGCACGGGAATCTTCCGAGACAAGACGCTCAGCCCGGCTGTCGGCATGGTCCCCTACTCGCTCAATGCGCCTTCATGGGCGGACGGCGCGGAGACACAGCGCTGGGTCATCCTCCCGGGCGAGGCCAAGATCGGCTTCGCCCCTACCGGTGAATACACATGGCCCGGCGGCACCATCTTCGTGCAGCACTTCGAGATTGTCACCGACAAGCGCAGCAAAACCCGGCGCAGGCTTGAGACACGCCTGCTGGTGCTCGATGCCACCGGCAGCTTCGGTTACGGCGCAAGCTATCGCTGGCGGGCCGATGGCAGCGACGCGGATCTGGTGGATGCCGCCGGTGCCGAGGAAGTGCTTCAGATCACCGATGCAGCAGGCGTCCGCAAGCAAAGTTGGACCTATCCCGGCAGCAGCCTGTGCTACCTGTGCCACACACCGAATGCCGGATTCGTCCTCGGCCCGAAGACCCGCCAGCTCAATGGCACCCACAGCTACCCCGGCGGACGCAGCGACAACCAACTCCGCACCTGGAACTATCTCCAGATGTTTGACCGCCCCTTGGACGAAAGCGCGATCGCCAGCTACCCGCGCTGCTCCGCGATTGATGATGCAGAAGCCTCGCTTGAGGACAGGGTGCGCTCCTACATCGACAGCAACTGCGCCCACTGCCACCGTCCGAACGGCACCGGCGCACTATGGGATGCCCGCTTTGACACCCCGCTCGCCAGTCAGGGGATCCTCAATGGCGAGGTGCGGAACAACTTCGGCGTGGAGAACGGGAAAGTCGTGCTACCCGGCGATCCAACCAAGTCGATGCTCCATCGCCGGATGGCCTCGACCTCCCTTGCCGAACAGATGCCCCCGATGACCCGCAACGTGGTGGATCAAGCAGCCCTCGATCTGATCGCGGAGTGGATCCGCGCGCAGGCTCCGGCAAAGGAAGAAACCGATCGCTAG
- the moeB gene encoding molybdopterin-synthase adenylyltransferase MoeB, with product MPELPTLSTDEVRRYARHLSVPGVGEEGQRRLKGSSVLMIGTGGLGSPAALYLAAAGIGRIGLIDPDTVDRSNLQRQILHGESWVGKSKLESAAARLREVNPHVELELHSVRFTPENAMDLVSRYDVVLDGCDNFPTRFLSNDACFLLKKPCVYGSIFRFDGQVTVFAPHLGGPCYRCMLPSLPAPGSAPSCEEAGVLGVLPGVIGSLQAMETIKLLLGIGEPPLGKLLCYDALSTSFRSLRLRRDPACRLCGDAPTIHSVSNHETMANPSCEVPGNEIPAIDVAELSARINAGEDLFIIDVRQPEEEVEGTIPGAILIPLATLPERLSELPVDRELLIHCRSGGRSGRAVQFLHESGFPQAVNVAGGINAWNALKA from the coding sequence ATGCCCGAGCTGCCGACGCTTTCCACCGACGAAGTCCGCCGCTACGCCCGCCATCTTTCGGTGCCGGGAGTAGGAGAGGAGGGCCAGCGCAGGCTGAAGGGCTCTTCCGTGCTGATGATTGGCACCGGCGGGCTTGGCTCGCCCGCCGCCCTCTACCTCGCGGCGGCGGGGATCGGTCGCATCGGCCTGATCGATCCGGACACGGTGGACCGCTCGAATCTCCAGCGCCAGATCCTCCATGGCGAAAGCTGGGTCGGAAAGTCGAAGCTGGAGAGCGCCGCCGCCCGCCTGCGCGAGGTGAATCCGCATGTGGAGCTCGAGCTTCACTCCGTCCGCTTCACCCCAGAGAACGCGATGGATCTGGTTTCTCGCTACGATGTGGTGCTGGACGGCTGCGACAACTTCCCCACCCGCTTCCTTTCCAACGACGCCTGCTTCTTGCTGAAGAAGCCCTGCGTCTACGGCTCGATTTTCCGCTTCGACGGCCAGGTCACGGTCTTCGCCCCGCATCTGGGCGGTCCCTGCTACCGCTGCATGCTGCCTTCCCTGCCCGCCCCGGGCTCGGCACCATCCTGTGAGGAAGCCGGGGTGCTCGGGGTCCTACCAGGGGTGATCGGCTCGCTTCAGGCGATGGAGACGATCAAGCTCCTGCTAGGCATTGGCGAACCTCCGCTGGGCAAACTCCTCTGCTACGATGCGCTGAGCACCAGCTTCCGCAGCCTGCGCCTGCGCCGCGATCCGGCCTGCCGCCTCTGCGGCGATGCCCCCACCATTCACTCTGTAAGCAACCACGAAACCATGGCCAATCCCTCCTGCGAAGTCCCCGGCAACGAAATCCCCGCGATCGATGTCGCCGAACTCTCCGCCCGCATCAATGCCGGTGAGGATCTCTTCATCATCGATGTCCGCCAACCCGAGGAAGAGGTGGAAGGCACCATCCCCGGCGCGATCCTGATCCCCCTCGCCACACTGCCCGAGCGCCTGAGCGAGCTACCCGTCGATCGCGAGCTTCTGATTCACTGCCGCTCCGGCGGTCGCTCCGGCCGGGCGGTGCAATTCCTCCACGAGTCCGGATTCCCGCAGGCCGTCAATGTGGCTGGTGGGATAAACGCGTGGAACGCACTGAAGGCTTAG
- a CDS encoding FtsW/RodA/SpoVE family cell cycle protein has translation MTPLFRKLLGLNWPLILTMYGLLVFGVFSIESAARHLPNGGAWFAERQKMWILVGSAVYFIAALIDYRWYRWLGLPIWGAGLGLMAISSGVGQVEIGSFAFQPAQIVLAGGILLIGCLLQDLPRLGRLIPKVGWLLDEPFLKVAIVGVISGVSFLVVMAKGDMGSAIVWIPLAAVLLLVAGIPFRYLCFLSLMATAILPIAFYVILPEVSDRGPQRLETYWRMANGKEVDILDEGYAAHRVSVAVGKAGWLGAGWNADENRMSLHAKGFIPKETAHNDYIFAVIAEEQGFRGSLLLLTSFALLLVLCLFIGAYARDPMGRLIVGGTVAIFFAHIFENIGMCVLLMPITGIPLPMISYSGTFVVICMFLLGLVQSVWVHRDAMRVIEDEKAEKAQPKPSVRSTRLSHQPH, from the coding sequence ATGACCCCGCTTTTCCGGAAACTGCTCGGCTTGAACTGGCCGCTGATCCTCACCATGTACGGGTTGCTGGTGTTCGGGGTCTTTTCGATCGAGAGCGCCGCACGGCATCTGCCGAATGGCGGGGCATGGTTCGCGGAGCGGCAGAAGATGTGGATCCTCGTAGGCTCGGCGGTTTACTTCATTGCGGCGCTGATCGACTACCGTTGGTACCGCTGGCTCGGCCTGCCGATCTGGGGCGCGGGCTTAGGCCTCATGGCCATCTCCTCGGGGGTCGGTCAGGTGGAAATCGGCAGTTTCGCCTTCCAGCCCGCCCAGATCGTTCTCGCGGGAGGTATCTTGCTGATCGGCTGTCTCCTGCAGGATCTCCCGCGACTCGGGCGTCTGATCCCAAAGGTCGGCTGGCTGCTGGATGAGCCCTTTCTGAAGGTCGCGATCGTCGGGGTGATCTCCGGTGTCTCTTTCCTCGTTGTGATGGCGAAGGGGGATATGGGCTCCGCGATCGTCTGGATACCCCTCGCGGCGGTGCTTCTCCTCGTAGCGGGGATACCCTTCCGCTACCTTTGTTTTCTCTCACTCATGGCTACGGCGATCCTGCCGATCGCCTTTTACGTGATCCTCCCCGAGGTCTCCGACCGTGGTCCGCAGCGCTTGGAAACCTACTGGCGCATGGCGAATGGCAAGGAAGTGGACATCCTCGACGAGGGTTACGCCGCTCACCGCGTGTCCGTCGCCGTGGGCAAGGCCGGCTGGCTCGGGGCCGGTTGGAATGCCGACGAGAACCGAATGTCCCTTCACGCGAAGGGCTTCATTCCCAAAGAAACCGCGCACAACGACTACATCTTCGCCGTCATCGCGGAGGAGCAGGGCTTCCGGGGCAGCCTGTTGCTTCTCACCTCCTTCGCCCTGCTATTAGTGCTCTGCCTTTTCATCGGGGCCTATGCCCGCGACCCGATGGGGCGGCTTATCGTGGGGGGAACCGTGGCCATTTTCTTCGCGCACATTTTCGAGAACATCGGGATGTGCGTGCTCCTCATGCCGATCACCGGCATTCCGCTGCCGATGATCAGCTACTCGGGCACCTTCGTGGTGATCTGCATGTTCCTGCTCGGGCTGGTCCAGAGTGTCTGGGTCCACCGCGACGCCATGCGCGTGATCGAGGATGAGAAGGCGGAAAAGGCGCAGCCTAAGCCTTCAGTGCGTTCCACGCGTTTATCCCACCAGCCACATTGA
- the rpsP gene encoding 30S ribosomal protein S16 → MAVALRLNRQGTKDRPYYKIVAVDSRKRRDGRYIEQVGTYDPLKEGVNFTVDLEKAEKWIGVGAQVSETVNSIIRKARTAAK, encoded by the coding sequence ATGGCCGTCGCACTACGCCTTAACCGCCAGGGAACCAAGGACCGTCCCTACTACAAGATCGTTGCTGTCGACAGCCGCAAGCGCCGTGACGGCCGTTACATCGAGCAAGTCGGCACCTACGACCCGCTCAAGGAAGGTGTGAACTTCACCGTGGATCTTGAAAAGGCCGAGAAGTGGATCGGCGTTGGCGCTCAGGTTTCCGAGACCGTCAACAGCATCATCCGCAAGGCCCGCACGGCTGCGAAGTAG